From a single Nitrospirota bacterium genomic region:
- a CDS encoding ABC transporter permease: protein MFKSPFLKMAWRNLWRNPRRTLITISSITIGLIAIVFYFGFMDGMNRQTLENNIRGHSGHIKVYAKGYKKDPAISKRITNPEGILKILLSEPHVLYALPRINTQGLVATGEKSAGAMILGIDLKKEENVSDYRRYVREGTYYIPGGGILIGKGLAKLLKAGIGDTLSLIVQAADGSIGAENYKIGGILSTGEAVMDSSLVVMSLDDLRALTVAGESLTEITVILESAEYTEKVMGALAMR from the coding sequence ATGTTTAAGTCCCCCTTCTTAAAGATGGCATGGAGAAACCTCTGGCGGAATCCACGAAGGACTCTCATCACAATAAGCTCTATAACTATAGGGCTTATTGCCATTGTCTTCTACTTCGGATTTATGGATGGCATGAACCGGCAGACCCTTGAAAATAACATCAGAGGGCATTCAGGCCATATAAAGGTTTACGCTAAGGGATATAAAAAAGACCCGGCCATCTCAAAGAGGATTACAAATCCGGAGGGTATTTTAAAGATACTTTTAAGCGAGCCGCATGTACTCTATGCACTCCCAAGGATCAATACACAGGGGCTTGTTGCAACAGGTGAAAAGTCCGCAGGGGCCATGATCCTCGGGATAGATTTAAAGAAGGAGGAAAACGTCAGTGATTACAGGAGATATGTGAGGGAGGGGACATATTATATACCAGGCGGGGGAATCCTTATAGGGAAGGGTTTGGCAAAGCTGCTTAAGGCAGGTATTGGTGATACGCTATCTCTGATTGTTCAGGCCGCAGACGGGTCTATAGGCGCTGAAAATTATAAGATCGGGGGGATACTTTCTACAGGAGAGGCTGTTATGGACAGCAGCCTTGTTGTAATGTCTCTTGATGACCTGAGGGCGCTGACTGTAGCAGGAGAAAGCCTTACAGAGATAACAGTCATTCTTGAGAGCGCTGAATATACTGAAAAAGTTATGGGGGCGCTGGCGATGAGGTAA